DNA from Fibrobacter sp.:
CCCTGACTCAGGGAGGGGATCAGAGCATAGGACTTCCCGGAAGGTCAGGCTTTGGTTCGAATCGAATTGCCTGGAGGATTTGCATGGACGAACTTGTTGGAACCACAATCGGGGGATGTAAGATTCTTGAAAAAATCGGGCATGGGGGGATGGGGACTGTCTATAAAGCTCATCATCTTGCTTTAGACATAATCGTCGCAGTCAAAGTGCTTAAACCTCTCTCTGATGTACCCGATGCCAAAGAACGTTTTCTCAGAGAAGCCCGGATCGCCGCAAAACTCCGTCATCCCAACATCATTGGGGTAACAAATGTGGGTTGTGAAAACGGAGTCCATTTTATTGTAATGGACTATGTCGATGGGAAGACATTGCAAACCATCATTTCTGAAAAAGGCAAGATAGAGCCGCAGGAGGCAGTAAGGATTACCATGCAGGTTCTTTCCGCTCTTCAATTGGCCTTAAAAAACGGGATAGTGCATAGGGATATAAAACCGGAAAACATTATGATCGATAAAACCGGTAACGCAAAACTAGCCGATCTTGGTCTTGCACGGATTGACGGAGACATTCGTTTGACTTTACCCAATGTGATGTTGGGAAGTCCTCATTATGCAGCCCCTGAGCAAACCGAAAATCCCAGTGCTGCGGATTGCCGTTCCGATATTTATGCCTTGGGTTGCACATTATATCACATGCTTGCCGGTTCGACTCCATTTCCGGGAAAATCGATTGTGGATGTTATTGTTAAGCACATGCACCGTCCGGTTCCGCTATTAAAGGATAATCACCCTTCAATTCCAGTGCCGCTTTCTGATGTAGTTGAAAAAATGATGCAGAAGGAGCCGGATAAGCGTTTTCAGACTCCATCGGAAGTCATTGAAGCCTTAAACAGCAGTTTTCCTGAGATCTTTGGTGCTCAATACAGTTCCTCTGAAAACTTTACCTCTTCCAAAAAAGAACTCAAACCGGCTCTTCTATGGAGCTTAGTCGCAGGTGGTGTTATTGTTGCTTTTGTGCTGCTCTTTTTACTTATGCCAAAATCTGCGCCAGAGCCGACACCAGAACCGGTTTCTGTTTCAGATACATTGATCGATTCTGCGGTTACTGCCGAAAATGTGGCAGATGTAAGTGATGAGAAAAGTGCAGTGCCAGAGGATCAAAAGAGAAATAAAGCCAGTAAGCAAAAGAGTAATAAGGATCCGGTAACGGTTTCTTCTACTGAAACGCAGGAAAAGGTCAGGGAGAATCCTCTTTTAGCAGCAGTGAAGATAGGGGATACCGAAACGCTCCGGCAGATGCTCGCTCAGGGAGTATCACCTCGATGTGAGAAGGGGGCCGCTACGACACCTCTTCATGAAGCGGTCCGCCGTGGATTGACAGTAGAAACACAGTTACTTCTGCAGCATGGCGCAGATCCTAATGCCAGGGATAAAAAAGGAGACACACCGCTTCATTATGCAGTAAGGGAAAATGCCTTTCTTATTGTTTCGCATCTGCTTCAGAATGGTGCTGATCCCAATCTTGCAGATCATAAAGGGAAAGTTCCCTTGAGAACTGCAGAATTAATCGATACTGAGCTGGAAAGATTGCTCTTGAAATATGGGGCAAAGTGATTTTTCACAGATTCAGGCATTGTAAGCCGGCATGAAGACCTCCTTT
Protein-coding regions in this window:
- a CDS encoding protein kinase; this translates as MDELVGTTIGGCKILEKIGHGGMGTVYKAHHLALDIIVAVKVLKPLSDVPDAKERFLREARIAAKLRHPNIIGVTNVGCENGVHFIVMDYVDGKTLQTIISEKGKIEPQEAVRITMQVLSALQLALKNGIVHRDIKPENIMIDKTGNAKLADLGLARIDGDIRLTLPNVMLGSPHYAAPEQTENPSAADCRSDIYALGCTLYHMLAGSTPFPGKSIVDVIVKHMHRPVPLLKDNHPSIPVPLSDVVEKMMQKEPDKRFQTPSEVIEALNSSFPEIFGAQYSSSENFTSSKKELKPALLWSLVAGGVIVAFVLLFLLMPKSAPEPTPEPVSVSDTLIDSAVTAENVADVSDEKSAVPEDQKRNKASKQKSNKDPVTVSSTETQEKVRENPLLAAVKIGDTETLRQMLAQGVSPRCEKGAATTPLHEAVRRGLTVETQLLLQHGADPNARDKKGDTPLHYAVRENAFLIVSHLLQNGADPNLADHKGKVPLRTAELIDTELERLLLKYGAK